DNA from Mesorhizobium sp. B2-1-1:
CGTCATTCGGCGCTTCGTGCTCGGCGTCTCGCATGCCTGCCTGTCGTGGCCGGCCTCGCCAAGGTTGATAGCCGTCCATGGGCCAAAAGCAAAGGAATTCCGGGAGGCGTCGGATCGGCAACAGGGAAGGCCGGAAGCCGCTATGAGCGCGCTTCCGGCCCCTGTCGATCCGGGAGGAAGGGACGTTGCACCCGGTTCGGCCTCGTCGCGGCGCCCGGTCCATGCAAATCCGGCGCCGCTTGTCCTTGATGTCGAGAGCAGTCTAGCGGCGGCTGTCTGAACGCGCGCAAAAGCGCCGGTTCATCTGCCGTTCATCCTCGATTTTTGCCGGGAGGCAAAATCTTGAAATGGCTTTGCCCGCTCCCCAAATGTGGATTGCGGCCGCCAATGTCGGGGCCGCTGGTCAAACCGGAACGCCGCTCACGGGTTTCGCACCGGCCAAACGCAAACCTTGTTGCTCAACAGGAGAACACACCATGCGTCACGTTGATTTTTCCCCGCTCTATCGCTCGACCGTCGGCTTCGACCGTCTCTTCACCATGCTTGATTCCCTTGCGCAGCCCGATGGCGCGCAGACCTATCCGCCCTACAATATCGAGCGCACCGGTGAGGATGCCTACCGCATCTCGATGGCTGTCGCCGGCTTCTCGGACGAGGAGATCTCGATCGAGGCCCACCGCAATGTGCTGACCGTGAAAGGCGAGCGCAAGGATGAGGGCACCGGCGAGGGTTCCGAACTGCTCTATCGCGGCATTGCCTCCAGGGCCTTCGAGCGCCGCTTCCAGCTTGCCGACCACGTCGAGGTCGTGGGCGCCACGCTGAAGAACGGCCTGCTCTTTGTCGACCTGAAGCGCAACATCCCCGAGGAACTGAAGCCGCGCAAGATCGCGATCACTTCGGCTCCGGCCAAGGCCAAGCAGATCGAGGCCAAGACCGCTGCGTAATCCCTAAGTCTCCTCCCGAGACGGAAGCGGCGCCGAAAGGCGCCGCTTCTTTTTTTTTGCCGGGAACAGCAATTACCCGGCGATCAACTGGCCAAAGCGGTCGACTTCCTCTGACGTCGTCGCAAAACTGGTGACGAAGCGATAGAGCAATTCGTCCTCGCCGATATGGCCTTCGAAGCCATGCGGCTTGTGCCAGTCGTAGAAAACAGCACCCGCCGCCTGCAGCCTGTCGGCTTCAGCCTTTTTCATCACCGCGAAAACCTCGTTCGCTTGCGGCAGCCAGGCCAGTTTCGCCGTCTCGGAATCCTCGATCGCCGCGGCAAGGCGGGCAGCCATGGCATTGGCGTGCCTGGCGGTGTCGAGCCACAGGCCGTCGCGGAAATAAGCCTCGAACTGTGCCGCGATAAAGCGCGATTTGGAAAACAGCTGGGCGGCGCGCTTGCGCAGGAAGGCCAATTCCCGGGCACGCTCGAGATCGAACAGCACGATCGCCTCGGCGCACCAGCAGCCGTTCTTGGTGCCGCCGAAAGACAGTATGTCGACGCCACTTTTCCAGGTCATTTCGGCGGGCGTCGTGTCGAGCGCGACCAGTGCATTGGCAAAGCGGGCGCCGTCCATATGCAATGGCACGGAATGTTGCCGCGCGATGGCCGAGATCGCGGCGATGTCATGCAGGCCGTAGACCGTGCCGACCTCCGTCGACTGGGTGATCGAGACCGCCATCGGCCGGCCCCAATGGACCACCTCGCCGGCGAAACGGCCGATCGCCGTTTCCAGATTGTGCGGATCGATCCGGCCCAGCGCGCCGTCGACGGCATGCAGCCGCGAGCCGCCGGAGAAATATTCCGGTGCGCCGCACTCATCTTCGATGACATGCGATTCGCGATGAGCGAAGGAAATGCCGCCGGGCTTGTTGTAGGCGGTCAGCGCCAGCGAATTGGCGGCGGTGCCGGTGGCCACGAAGAACACCGCAACCTCGCGTTCGAAGATTTCGCTGAAGCGCTGGCAGACGGCCTGGTCGAGCGCGCCATCGCCATAGGCAGTGGAAAAGCCGCCGGCGTGGGCCGAGAGGCCGGAGGCGATGTTGGGGTGGGCGCCTGCCCAATTGTCGGAAGCGAAGAACATGCATCTGCCTGTGCTGGGAAAATCGCTGCAACCTTGACCGGTTTCATGGCTGGCTCGCAAGGGCCAGACGCTAGAAAACGGGTAAAGCCAGCGAGCTGCCGAAAACCGGCAGGGACGGAAGCTTGCGTTTAGCGGGTATTTCACGAAGCTTTGTGTCGCAGAACGCCGAAGTTTTTTGTGAATCGGTCTTGTATGCGCCCGGCTTTTCTGCCATAAAAATTTAGGACAGTAGTGCTGTCTTATTTTGTCGCGCAAAACAGGCTGGATTGGCGTATTCTAAGCCTCTCCGGCTTTTGCCGCGAGCGACAGGTGGACGGCCGTGCTCTGGCCTGTACGATACCGGATGCGAACCGCGCGGCGAGCCGCATGGTTCGGCAAGGATTTCGCAAGACGTGCCGTAAGGATGAAGGGGAAGCAATGCGCTTCCCGAGGCAAACCAGCGCCCGCAAGGACGCGGAATGGAGGACAGGACGATGACGGAATTGACGCACGCTGCGACGAACGGCAAGG
Protein-coding regions in this window:
- a CDS encoding Hsp20 family protein, yielding MRHVDFSPLYRSTVGFDRLFTMLDSLAQPDGAQTYPPYNIERTGEDAYRISMAVAGFSDEEISIEAHRNVLTVKGERKDEGTGEGSELLYRGIASRAFERRFQLADHVEVVGATLKNGLLFVDLKRNIPEELKPRKIAITSAPAKAKQIEAKTAA
- a CDS encoding threonine aldolase family protein, whose translation is MFFASDNWAGAHPNIASGLSAHAGGFSTAYGDGALDQAVCQRFSEIFEREVAVFFVATGTAANSLALTAYNKPGGISFAHRESHVIEDECGAPEYFSGGSRLHAVDGALGRIDPHNLETAIGRFAGEVVHWGRPMAVSITQSTEVGTVYGLHDIAAISAIARQHSVPLHMDGARFANALVALDTTPAEMTWKSGVDILSFGGTKNGCWCAEAIVLFDLERARELAFLRKRAAQLFSKSRFIAAQFEAYFRDGLWLDTARHANAMAARLAAAIEDSETAKLAWLPQANEVFAVMKKAEADRLQAAGAVFYDWHKPHGFEGHIGEDELLYRFVTSFATTSEEVDRFGQLIAG